One genomic region from Prionailurus bengalensis isolate Pbe53 chromosome C1, Fcat_Pben_1.1_paternal_pri, whole genome shotgun sequence encodes:
- the TIE1 gene encoding tyrosine-protein kinase receptor Tie-1, with product MVWLGPLLLLPNLFLASHVGAAVDLTLLADLRLVEPRRFFLTCVSGEAGPGRGADAWGPPLLLEKDDRIVRTPRPAQPPHLVRNGSHRITLRGFSQPSDLVGVFSCVGGAGRTRVLYVHNSPGAHLLPDKVTHTVNKGDTAVLAALVHKEKQTDVIWKSNGSYFYTLDWHEAQDGRFLLQLPNVQPPSSGIYSATYLEASPLGSAFFRLIVRGCGAGRWGPDCTKECPGCLHGGVCHDLDGECVCPPGFTGTRCEQACREGRFGQSCQEQCPGTSGCRGLTFCLPDPYGCSCGSGWRGHQCQEACTPGHFGADCRLQCQCQNGGTCDRFSGCVCPSGWHGMHCEKSDRIPQILDVASELEFNLETTPRINCAAAGNPFPVRGSMELRKPDGTVLLSTKAIVEPNRTTAEFEVPRLALGDSGLWECRVSTSGGQDSRRFRVNVKVPPVPLTAPRLLAKQSRQLVVSPLVSFSGDGPIASVRLHYRPQDSTTAWSAIVVDPSENVTLMNLRPKTGYSVRVQLSRPGEGGEGAWGPPTLMTTDCPEPLLQPWLEGWHVEGPDRLRVSWSLPSVPGPLVGDGFLLRLWDGARGQERRENVSSPQARTALLTGLTPGTHYQLDVRLYHCTLLGPASPPARVLLPPTGPPAPRHLHAQALSDSEIQLTWQQPEASAGPISKYIVEVQVAGGSGDPLWMDVDRPEETSTVVRGLNASTRYLFRVRASIQGPGDWSSVVEESTLGNGLQSEGPVQEVQAAAEGLDQQLVLAVMGSVSATCLTILAALLTLVCIRKSCPHRRRTFTYQSGSGEETILQFSSGTLTLTRRPKPQPEPLSYPVLEWEDITFEDLIGEGNFGQVIRAMIKKDGLKMNAAIKMLKEYASENDHRDFAGELEVLCKLGHHPNIINLLGACENRGYLYIAIEYAPYGNLLDFLRKSRVLETDPAFAREHGTASTLSSRQLLRFASDAANGMQYLSEKQFIHRDLAARNVLVGENLASKIADFGLSRGEEVYVKKTMGRLPVRWMAIESLNYSVYTTKSDVWSFGVLLWEIVSLGGTPYCGMTCAELYEKLPQGYRMEQPRNCDDEVYELMRQCWRDRPYERPPFAQIALQLGRMLEARKAYVNMSLFENFTYAGIDATAEEA from the exons ATGGTCTGGCTGGGGCCCCTTTTGCTGCTCCCCAACCTCTTTCTGGCTTCTCATGTTG GCGCCGCGGTGGACCTGACGCTGCTGGCCGACCTGCGCCTCGTCGAGCCCCGGCGCTTCTTCCTGACCTGCGTGTCCGGggaggccgggccgggccggggtgCCGACGCCTGGGGCCCCCCTCTGCTGCTGGAGAAGGACGACCGCATCGTGCGCACGCCGCGGCCCGCGCAGCCCCCGCACCTGGTGCGCAACGGCTCGCACCGCATCACGCTGCGCGGCTTCTCGCAGCCCTCCGACCTGGTGGGCGTCTTCTCGTGCGTGGGCGGCGCGGGGCGCACGCGCGTCCTCTACGTGCACAACAGCCCGGGAG CGCACCTGCTCCCGGACAAGGTCACACACACGGTGAACAAAGGCGACACGGCCGTGCTTGCCGCACTTGTGCACAAGGAGAAGCAGACAGATGTGATTTGGAAGAGCAACG GATCCTACTTCTATACCCTGGACTGGCATGAGGCCCAAGATGGGCGGTTCCTGCTGCAGCTCCCAAATGTGCAGCCACCGTCGAGCGGCATCTACAGTGCCACCTACCTGGAAGCCAGCCCCCTAGGCAGCGCCTTCTTCCGGCTCATCGTGCGGG GCTGTGGGGCAGGGCGCTGGGGACCAGACTGTACCAAGGAATGCCCAGGCTGCCTGCATGGAGGAGTCTGCCATGACCTGGATGGCGAGTGTGTGTGCCCCCCTGGATTCACGGGTACCCGCTGTGAGCAAG CCTGCAGAGAGGGCCGTTTTGGGCAGAGCTGCCAGGAGCAGTGTCCAGGCACATCGGGCTGCCGGGGTCTCACCTTCTGCCTTCCAGACCCTTATGGCTGTTCTTGTGGATCTGGCTGGAGAGGACACCAGTGCCAGGAAG CCTGTACCCCTGGCCACTTTGGGGCAGATTGCCGCCTCCAGTGCCAGTGTCAGAATGGCGGGACCTGTGACCGCTTCAGCGGCTGCGTGTGCCCCTCCGGATGGCATGGAATGCACTGTGAGAAATCCG ACCGGATCCCCCAGATCCTGGATGTGGCCTCGGAGCTGGAGTTCAACTTGGAGACGACGCCCCGGATCAACTGTGCGGCTGCAGGGAACCCCTTCCCAGTGCGGGGCAGCATGGAGCTCCGAAAGCCGGACGGCACAGTCCTCCTG tccACCAAGGCCATTGTGGAGCCAAATAGGACCACAGCTGAGTTCGAGGTGCCTCGCTTGGCCCTCGGGGACAGTGGGCTCTGGGAGTGCCGTGTGTCTACGTCTGGTGGCCAAGACAGCCGACGTTTCAGGGTTAACGTCAAAG TGCCCCCAGTGCCCCTGACTGCTCCGCGGCTCCTGGCCAAGCAGAGCCGCCAGCTCGTGGTCTCCCCACTGGTCTCCTTCTCCGGGGACGGACCCATCGCCTCCGTCCGCCTGCACTACCGGCCCCAGGACAGCACCACGGCCTGGTCCGCCATTGTGG TGGACCCCAGTGAGAATGTGACTTTAATGAACCTGAGGCCGAAGACAGGATACAGTGTCCGTGTACAGCTGAGCCGGCCAGGggaaggcggggagggggcctgggggcctCCCACCCTCATGACCACAGACTGTCCTG AGCCCTTGCTGCAGCCATGGCTGGAGGGCTGGCACGTGGAGGGCCCTGACCGGTTGCGAGTGAGCTGGTCCTTACCCTCGGTGCCTGGGCCACTGGTGGGCGATGGTTTCCTGCTGCGCCTGTGGGATGGGGCACGGGGACAGGAGCGGCGGGAGAACGTCTCGTCCCCCCAGGCCCGCACCGCCCTCCTGACTGGACTCACGCCTGGCACCCACTACCAGCTGGATGTGCGGCTCTACCACTGCAccctcctgggccctgcctcGCCCCCTGCACGCGTGCTTCTGCCCCCCACTG ggcccccagccCCCCGACACCTCCATGCCCAGGCCCTCTCAGACTCTGAGATCCAGCTGACATGGCAGCAGCCAGAGGCTTCGGCTGGGCCTATATCCAAGTACATCGTGGAGGTGCAGGTGGCTGGGGGCTCAGGCGACCCCCTGTGGATGGACGTGGACAGGCCCGAGGAGACAAGCACCGTTGTCCGTGGCCTCAACGCCAGCACACGCTACCTCTTCCGTGTGCGGGCCAGTATCCAGGGTCCCGGAGACTGGAGCAGCGTCGTGGAGGAGTCTACCCTGGGTAACG GGCTGCAGAGTGAGGGCCCGGTCCAAGAGGTCCAAGCGGCTGCAGAGGGCCTAGATCAGCAGCTGGTACTGGCCGTAATGGGTTCTGTGTCTGCCACCTGCCTTACCATCCTGGCTGCCCTCCTGACCCTGGTGTGCATCCGCAAAAGCTGCCCGCACCGCAGACGCACCTTCACCTACCAGTCAGGATCG GGTGAAGAAACCATCCTCCAGTTCAGCTCAGGCACCCTGACGCTAACCCGGCGGCCAAAACCACAGCCCGAGCCCCTGAGTTATCCAGTGCTGGAGTGGGAAGACATCACCTTTGAGGACCTCATTGGGGAAGGGAACTTTGGCCAGGTCATCCGGGCCATGATCAAGAAGGATGGGCTCAAGATGAACGCAGCCATCAAGATGCTGAAAG AGTATGCCTCTGAAAATGACCATCGTGACTTTGCGGGAGAATTGGAAGTTCTGTGCAAACTGGGACATCACCCCAATATCATCAACCTCTTGGGGGCTTGTGAAAACCGAG gtTACTTGTATATCGCTATTGAATACGCCCCCTACGGGAACCTGCTAGACTTTTTGCGGAAGAGCCGGGTCCTGGAGACGGACCCAGCCTTTGCCCGGGAACACGGAACTGCCTCCACTCTCAGCTCCCGGCAGCTGCTGCGCTTTGCCAGTGATGCTGCCAACGGCATGCAGTACCTGAGCGAGAAGCAG TTCATCCACAGGGACCTGGCTGCCCGAAATGTGCTGGTTGGGGAGAACCTGGCCTCCAAGATTGCCGACTTTGGCCTTTCTCGGGGGGAGGAAGTTTATGTGAAGAAGACGATG GGGCGTCTCCCCGTGCGCTGGATGGCCATTGAGTCTCTGAACTACAGCGTCTACACCACCAAGAGTGATGT TTGGTCCTTTGGGGTCCTCCTCTGGGAGATCGTGAGCCTTG GGGGCACGCCGTACTGTGGCATGACCTGTGCTGAGCTATATGAGAAGCTGCCTCAGGGCTACCGCATGGAACAGCCTCGTAACTGTGACGATGAAGT GTACGAGCTGATGCGTCAGTGCTGGCGGGACCGTCCATACGAGCGACCCCCCTTTGCCCAGATTGCACTGCAGCTGGGCCGGATGCTGGAAGCCAGGAAG gcCTATGTGAACATGTCGCTGTTTGAGAACTTCACTTATGCGGGCATCGACGCCACAGCTGAGGAGGCCTGA